Genomic DNA from Chanos chanos chromosome 6, fChaCha1.1, whole genome shotgun sequence:
acACATTGATAAATCTGACTTAGATGAGCAGAATAGACACGGATATGTTTACAGCTCATACTGAGGTAAGAAATGAGATAAGTCGTTGTGATGGAGATTAAAGTGAAGGTGGAAAGCGATGCAGACCGTGACAAAGCGCCGTTCACATGATGCTCCAGCCCAACGCTCTTTGCCTTATGAGATTTGGGAGAATTctccacatacactcacacacacattcctgtgcATAAACTCAAACACCTCACACTGCAGTACAAAGGGGTATGTATGGGACGCATGCCCTGAATTGatctagtctttttttttttttaaagagtctggagacaacaaaagcaaacaaacgaaaaaatcCACTGACTGCTAAACTCCAGTGGTGAGAATTTgcataaatacagacacatatagagagaacattaaaaaaattcaaGCATGTTTCCTCATGTCTGTCCTGAGTGTAAAAGTCATCCCTGACAGCTGACTGCCAATGATACCCAAAGGCATCCAACGTTCTTCACTgttctttaaaatgtctttccATCAATAGTTTGAATgagatgaaagaaatgaaaaagaatttcaaaagaaataaacttCATGATATTCCAAAAACCAAATGGTCTACAAATATACAAACCCATGTAATTTTTCAATATTATATCACACGCAAAAATCAAACACGCAAAAATCAAACTGCTTTGTCAGAATGATTCAGGaaacaaaccaagaaaaaaacaaaaccaacagatGAGGAAACAAACAGTCAACCCATGGTTTCAGAGGAGTTTGAACGGAGGTCTATGAGTGGTACCTGTGAGTTGGGTTCAGTCTGGACGGCTTTAGAGCAGGGGTTCTGATCGGGGTTGGCTTCAGTGTGTCTGTCGGTCTGGCCCAGCCAAGCACTGATCCGCTCAGGGTCAAAGTTTACTGTCTCTGAGAAATTTCTGTCAGGTGTTGAGGACCTCCAAAGTGCAGAGTGTAAGGGACTGTTGCTTGTGACCcctgtcccacacagagagtgaaattCATGTAACTCTACACGTCtcaaacacaatgacacattTTCCTCCAAAAGCAGAGAGCATGTGGCTTAAAAACGTACATTTGTAATTGACTAAAACCATGTTAGTCTTGGAGTGATTTTATAGCAATAGTAAAAAAACTACCTAAATTAACATGTGACtgattaataattcatttataATTATCTAATACATATTAGGGCAAACAAGGTCACTAAAGGCTAAACAGTGTCTTCCAGGAGTGAGTCATAATTAATATGAATCGCGTTGCTTGGATTTTGGGTTTTAATGTCAGTGACGCATCTCACATGAGACTGGCACGTGGTTGGTTGTCCTACGTTAATGAGAGGCTAAGCTGGTAGATGGGCATTAATTCTGTTTAATGTCATCTCTGGGTCACAAGAAGTAATCAGAGGTCGTGACCTTACCTGGGACCAGAGCTTGGGGAGGAGCTTCATCCTCTAATCTGCTCTCCAGGCCCTGGAGACAAACACCAAGCATCCATTAGCACTCCTCTCCACATCAAACACAGGCACATTCAGTTCACTATGAAATAGCCCTCTCTCAGGTTGTTCAGATGTAGCACAGGACGCCTGAATGAGAAATCACTCCTCATTGTCTGATGTTTAGGTCACTGATAGAAAGTGAACTATGTAGCGGAGCTGCAGATGGGCTACATTTCTACAACACTTTGCCTGTTCAGGATGTGGAGTTGACTGATGTGAAGTCGGTAAACCCATATGCACTTTGAGTAGACTTAAGAGGTTTAAACACAAGCTAATCTTTCTCTTTAGCTTCTCCTTTAGGTTCAGTGTAAACACCAAGTAACATGATACAAATGCCTGTAAAACTATGGGAACATCTACCGGGTCAGAAGAGGTCAGGGGAGACCAAACAGGTTCAGAACCAGCCCACAATAAATGTACAGATTACaagacaaacatttacacacagacaaaagagtAACTGTGgttacatgtatgtgtgcacacatacacacacctacacttgcacagacacacacttgcacatgcacacatacatacatatgcacacatgcagttTCTGAATAagtattttgaaaataattCTTGGCTCACATCCGTTCTTCCTTACAATTgctcatttgttctgttttggaacatatatgcacacatactgtTTCCATAAACATCGTTACTAGATTTCCCTGTgcacaatatgaaaaaaaaaacaaaaaaaacaaagcaaagagcagaCTAGCTAATGTTTCCATGATGCTGTCTGTTGTCAGACAGAAGCAGTCAAACACTGAATGCTCACCTCATCTTGTGTGCTAGCTGCCGTGAGGTTTAATTGGGAGTTTGTGGAGCTGAGGTcagttctcctcctccttctcttcagaGACCTTTTACCCAGAGCCTCCTCTTGGTTATAAACACCTGGGGAAGGTACGTAACCTTTCATTTCACCAGGGGGATCGACCATAAACATCATCTCATTCAAAAAACCACGCCCTAACATAGCAACTGTACTCTGACACATACTTCTGATGTGAAAAACATTAGACAAACTGCCACCCAttggaaatgtttcaaatataaAAGAACATGAAGGTCTGCCCAATACAACTGCACAAGTTTCCATGGACATTAATATCCGTGTTTGGACGCCTACCTGCAACAGCGCTAAAGTAAGAAGAGTCCTCGTCGTCGTGGGAAACCGAGCCACCAATGTCCACGGAGGGGTCCCACTCCAAAACGAGGTGCTCCTGGATGGGCTGGGCACGGGAGGTCTCGGGTTCGGTGACGCTGGCCTTGTCAAAAACGTTATCCTCCTCCAGAAGAGTTTCAGAAGGACAGCCGGAGTCTGAGGGGGGGTAAAGCAGCCAGTCCTCCTCaaagacctgagagagaacagtcaaCAGTCATCTCCAGGGACTCTTTTATCCATGCTCCACAAATAAAAGCACATCTCCACAAGCAAGAAAGCCTCTTGTGTCTAAGATACACTGAGCTTCAGTGTTGGTGTGTTCAGGGGtgtttttcaatgaaaaaatCAGGAGATACAATTTTGCTTATGTGTTAAGAGGCAGCATATGTGAGTTTATGTATCGAATTAAtaaaatgtggggtttttttgggaggggatTCCATTTTTGATTCCACTTAAATCCTATAAGCAATAATCCTAAATTGGCACCAGTGTAAAAGCTCagtaaatgttcatttgttaAAAGCAAATTGCTTTACTGCTGGCAAGATATGGAAAAGATACAGAGGTAATCTAATTACTGGATGTCTGCCAGAGGACTGCTTAACCTTTCCATCCTCATCCACTGTATTCTGACCCATAGCTCCACACATTTCCAGGCATGTCATTACATGATCTTTTTGGCTCTTTGGACACAAAAGCCTTCACAGAGAACTTGTCCGACAGGACAACGTATGTATTGTACATAGGCGGTTTGGCCAGACATCAACTATTCAAACTATTCAGTcatattaatctttttttttttttttagatggagTATATCCAAACTGTTCATGGCTGGTGTCTGTTAAGAAACTATACACAAATTTCAGTGTGGTTCACATGCTTTGAAAGGAAGTCGTCAGATGGATTACCATGCAGTGGCTTCCTgagcaaacagagaaacacaataaCTGTGGACGGACTGTCCTTTAAAATTCAACTCTGCCAAATGCCTCTCGCTAAACAAACATCACAGGCAGTGGAATTTCAATCAGTGTACTCacgaaataaataataaataaataaagagcacACCAAATGACTGTGAAACACCACTGTGTACCAGTAACCTTGGTGGGCAGGTTATGTACTGAGAGATTTGTGAACAGGTGAAGTGACTGTGGTCCATGCTGATCAGTGTTCAGTGTCAGGCAATCCTGAGAACTGTACCAGTCTCATGCTGAGAAGACGTGTGTGCAGGCGTCCCACACCCTCGAACACATCTGCGCAGTACACCAACAGCTCCTGCAGCTGGCCTTCGATGGCCTGGGCATCGCCCGGCTCGCTCCTCTGGATAAGCTCCTCCCCCTGCTCCAGCAAAGCATTGAGACGTGCCGTGTTCTCTCCCACCAGCTCCTGGAAGCTCTATAATCATAGAAGGACACACGGTGAAAAGGATtaacgaaaacaacaacaacaaaaaaacatccacaaCTATCCATAATTGCTCTAGAGTGTCATACATGCAGCTTCTACACTGTTAGATGCCTTGTATGAAACCGTTGCTGAATGGTGTAGAGTAAGGCCTAGGAATGGGGCTGTATACTCGACTCCATCATGTATCAGCCGTCAGCCTGGCCAATGAGACACATTTACATGTGTCTCACTGCTGCCTCTCACTGCCTCTCGGACAGCAGTGGCCATTATCTGTGAAACAGTGGATGCTGCACGCTCCTTGTGACCTTGTGAGGATAAAAGTATTCTCCTGGCttgtaaatgaactgaaataagTAACTACGTGAGGATGTGAGTCATTCCTTTGATACTATGAAGGAAGCGTGGACCGTTCGCTTGTACCTGAAGCTGTTGCATCTTGGCACATGCATCTCTCCCTGAGAAGTGCTCcacttcagtcagtctgaggtTCATGTCGGCCAGCCAGACagccatctcctctctctgcctctcaaaGTCCTCCCGCAGAGACACGAAGTGCTACAGGACCGAGAACACGCACAGAGTCACAGTTAAACTGCGTGACAAGACCGAATGACGCTAAGTGAAGAACCACTTATGTTTTGGTCCCTTTTGGAAAATGACACGTGTGGAAGAGGACTGGAGTGTTTGAGGAGGCAGCTTCAGAACCGTGATGACCTATGTGGCTAATGTAAAATGACTATATAATTTAAGAGATACTACGAGAGAGACACATGCAGGTTGTTGTGACTACATAACAGAAATGAACGTTCTTGATtatcatacatacataatgtgtgtgtgtgtatatacacacacacacacacacacatatattcatatattttacacacaagACCTGCaagaattaaaaacagaactAGTCGAAAACTAAATCAAAACAGCAGAAACTGTTTGAGGACAGAAGACATGGGCAGAGCTTTTTTGTACTTTGAGACGACGGCATATGCTCTCCACCGTACGGCTGAGCTGATCCCAGCGTTGGCCGCAATCCCTCGTCGTGGCAACGAGCCGGGATCGCATGGTACCTTTGAAGAGGCTCACCAGGCTGCGGCTTCTCTGGACCAGTTTGTCCAGTTGGGCCAAACGGGACCGGGTCTCTGCCTGAAGAGTCTACGGACGGAGATGTTAAACATTAGAGGCACCAGTAAGAAACACAGCTCAGCATTCAGTATCATATAGGAGGACACGCCGAGAACCTGGCAACAAGTAGGTGTCATTTCAGTTAACTGGTAAAACGCCAGAGGCTTTACATGATATTagttccttctctgtctctctctctttatttgtgttttttaccAATCACACTTATTTAGGGCTTTGTTGAAAATGTTGACAATTTTCCCTCTTGACAAAACAATTTTGAATTCAGGGAAAACTAAAAGTCAGAATCGAATTTCACTCGTtcagaaaagcaagaaaaaaaatgcattaacagATAGAAATATTCACCTCAAACTTCCTAAGTTCCTCTTTAGCTGTAGCATAGAGCACATGGCTGGAGTTTGGGGTCGCAGCTACTTTTTCAGCCAATCGCAACCAGTCATCAAAGCAAGAGTACTCCTTCATAAACTCATGCCACAGCATCCACCTCTTCTCCAACCTGAGAGATCAACAAAAGCAGCAGGAATAAAGAAgccagacagccagacagacagacagatgctgtCTGACAGAAACAAAGGAGGTGGCAGCAGATGCCTAACGATGATCAAATCCAGATGTTGAGTGGTCTTGACTATTCACATGTTCTCCACAGTATAGTATTGAAACTGTTTATGTAGTGTGAGAGATCCGAGTGATACTCACTGAATGCAGGCCTCCAGAGAGAGTGCACCATCCTGGGCTGGGTCTGCCGCTGAGGTCCAGTCCTGGGCTGGGTCTGCCGCTGAGGTCCAGTCCTGGGCTGGGTGTGCTGCTGAGGTCCAGTCCTGGAGAGCTTCGTTCATGTCTGACAGTGATGAGGAGTCACACTCTGACACTGGACTCTCTGCAGGATTCAGGTACAGGCTCAAACCACACTGGCCATGCAGGTGAACCCTCGACTCTggcctctcttcctcctcctcctcttcctcctccacactTCCAGCAGTGCAAATCCAGTCATCACCATGGCGACTGCCTGGGCACAGTGTCTCTCCTGGCATACTGGTTTCACCACGTTTCACCTGTTGGCAACACAGCAAGCACAACCAATATAATGAGCCTGATACCATAACAGCTTTGTTTCatcactctctgtttttcagccaTAACCATCACTTACCTGacattcaaaaaaataaattaattaaataaaactgtaaaaacaaatcaacGTCTACAGCTAGCAAAGACACTTTAATTGTACATTTCTGAATTGTCtgaggcaaaaaagaaaaaaaaatgaaaacaaaacctaaTACCTTAACAACTTCCTCTTTGCTTAATGATTTACACGTCTTATAGTCCACAGAACAGTTtaaagtgctctctctcactccctctgtctcacacactcacacacacacacatgtctgacAACTGTAAAAAAAGGTTTCAAGGCTCTTGGCTGAGCTCTCGGCTGCACACTGataataagcaaaaaaaaaaaaaaaaaaaaatgaaaaaaaactaTGAATACTGTTTTATGATCCCATGGAggtaatttttattttcacacaagGTCATAGGACGTTTCCATGGTCACGAGGTGTTCTTGCAAAGAGAGGAATGCAAAGTACAGTCAGTCGGAACAAACGTCACTGCTCCAAACTTTCAACAGCAtcaactaaatgaataaatgcctcataaaaacagcacatttgCTTATTAAAATTCACATCTCATTCCAGACgcagctgctttttttttttttttttttttttggaagacaaagtctgatttaaaaatatcagaaaaaccttgagtgaaaagaaaagggcCTGCAGGGTTGAGGGCATGACTGTGATCACAGCGAGGCATAAATCAGCTTTATATACATTACCCAAAGGAGTTATGAGGCAAATCCGGTGCCTCCCAGCCCTGGCACAGGAGAAAAGGCAAATGGATTTTCCTCGCTCCCATACCTGCAAAATGGGTCTGGCCAGAGGAAGGCCAGCAACATAGGGCCATAGCTCCTGTCCATCAAAAGCGACgtgctctgaaaaaaaacagcgcCCGAGGCTAATGCCAGTCAAGCCTCCCACACACAGGAGGGCAcaaaacatctgagagagagagagagagagagagagggatcactAGACTGATCCACTCTCCTCTGAGATGAGCCTGTCCAAGAATAAGTGAACGGCAGAGAGCTGGATTTATGAATGGCCATGCCACCTTCCTCGGCTGCTTTGAGGAGAAGGGTTTCATTCAGCCTTCAGTCAGCCGAATCAATAACTCACACTCAGAGAGCCAGAATTTAACggccacccacccacccacacacacccccctccctaaaccc
This window encodes:
- the LOC115815183 gene encoding nesprin-2, which codes for MPGETLCPGSRHGDDWICTAGSVEEEEEEEEERPESRVHLHGQCGLSLYLNPAESPVSECDSSSLSDMNEALQDWTSAAHPAQDWTSAADPAQDWTSAADPAQDGALSLEACIQLEKRWMLWHEFMKEYSCFDDWLRLAEKVAATPNSSHVLYATAKEELRKFETLQAETRSRLAQLDKLVQRSRSLVSLFKGTMRSRLVATTRDCGQRWDQLSRTVESICRRLKHFVSLREDFERQREEMAVWLADMNLRLTEVEHFSGRDACAKMQQLQSFQELVGENTARLNALLEQGEELIQRSEPGDAQAIEGQLQELLVYCADVFEGVGRLHTRLLSMRLVFEEDWLLYPPSDSGCPSETLLEEDNVFDKASVTEPETSRAQPIQEHLVLEWDPSVDIGGSVSHDDEDSSYFSAVAGVYNQEEALGKRSLKRRVCLQGLESRLEDEAPPQALVPGVTSNSPLHSALWRSSTPDRNFSETVNFDPERISAWLGQTDRHTEANPDQNPCSKAVQTEPNSQGSSGSEHGGRIRENVLSQRHPCPRLTAHSSTSSKPASSCDSEPCSDWRIHRCLSDPQGLEEVPRHCSQSEDGTLIQKHCISEGEEAAQADWWSYGTSRPRSHGLAGILWAPKLFYILLVILLLAVVICLPSAFSKSECHHANTLARSFHLALRYVNGPPPT